acctttggttgttgattgaaattgattgatccttgaacattggtctttggtaccgttcaagtgatttctcttgtattcaattagactcgcagatttctatttgcttgagtaagaattgaatcgagaaagagagatataactctttgatatactttattaagattgagtctagttgattctcttgaaagtatattggagttagtccatacagattgctaatcgaaatattggtgtggttgttgtacccccgctttttcaattggtatcagagcaggcaaacacgtttaaagaccttacaagtctgtgtttgtggcaatctgagtctgaggacagaatctcttctcTGGCATATacacataccaagatgtcttctaaagcttttaattatgccaaatgtcttgggaatacctcaaaggattactccttagcagattcttctgaatcccgaggtaggaaggttGTTCCATCAAATATTGACATCTctccctccaatgagacatttgacactatggcaaaagctgaaatggagctcaccagaatctcaaaaaattctaccgAGGCTATTTattttcaggatcatgctcagcttattgatgaatttgaaaagtctcttggtcgagaacgtgaactctataacatcattgagtccttatctaacaacattcaaaaacttctccaagaaactactctacaacatgtaaagattagtgttcttgaggatattgtcaaggaagactcaattagagaaaaatgtttggtcGAGATGCATTTATCagatctaaacagacttcgtgtagaaaaagagaaactaggtgcATCTCTTGTTCTatcccatgaacagtgcagatccttggtgttagagcattgctcggtcgaactcgcatgcgttgctatgtcaagcatgtttttcaatgttagtgatcaaaactataagtcttgatttctagtctactgtagataagtctcggactaggataggaagtttagttgatctcaagaactccatggcaatcatcatacaagacgaagaactactcaaggaactggtggaacttcatcgactaaaaggtatgtggagacttgaaattatctatcactcaaaattctatctactctatctcctatctttgagacaaaagtcgttttgctatatagactttgattatacgcatttgttatttcgagccgagtttatctagcctatctatttctcgaaatatgtgttggtaagcttttgcattgaccaagttcatctttacctagtgacgaaagtcatgttatgtttcaatcactttgaaaattgcttactttgacgaaaaatagtttgtgaataacaactatataataacatcctctaagaatgtttcaatgattgaaatgagagtttagattatataaccaatgatggatataagcattgtgtggtaacacatatatgtataagtcctttttcgttgaaccgaagtttgcgaactttgttgatcaagagaaccggaacaagaggtgtgaactcagtccgcgaacccagtccgcgaactggcggaagttctcgacccgagaaaatctgctggagtttgagaactccttccgggaacttaagtccgcgaactaagtctgcgaacttaagttggttatatctaaagacgattgtttgtgaacttatatttatattaactaaggaatacaaaatgcaaaccgtggctataaagttcatgaaccgattcgagtgaatcaaatcgtttttgcttcgattgtgtcttgtgtagttacataagatttccttgcgattgaacaactctctaactagttcatttgagtcatttgaactagttatggtgaagaagaatatggttgatacgaaagtgctcatatggctaaccatttggttaactattgttgaaccaataaatgtacatgtttgggtacggttacacaaacctaaaatcgtgcatttcatttgtgtgtaacaagctaagttttcgatccaacggttgaaagataatagcttgaatctaatcaggttttcatctaacaatgaatattgaatgctttgttaccaaactaacattgattgcaaaccctgatttgaaagactatataagggaaaactctagcaactgggaaacctaatccccacacctcctgtgtgatactagttgtattagctagagtatattctcctttaaccttaggtttcatcttgtaaaccaggttaacgacttaaagacttcattgggattgtgaagccagacctatactactttctcgtagttgtcgAATCTGaccttgcatattctatcgttttgagtataattgtaacgattggcttgagattaatatctccgataggaaagatataaaagtagtcacaaacatcttcgtctcatcgtttgtgattccacaatatcttctttcgtcgcgtcgattaagattattgtgaggtgattgataataccaggttgttcttcgggaatataagtctggtttatcaattggttcctgttcaccttgatttatcaaaagacggaacaaaaattgtaggtatttatgtgggagacagatttatctattcctgtagacttttctgtgtgatacagatttgtttattaaagtcttcgactttgggtcgtagcaacttttagttgtgggtgagatcagctaagggaatcaagtgcgtagtatcctgctgggatcagagacgtaaggagcgcaactgtaacttggatcagtgtgagattgattggggttcaactacagtccagaccgaagttagtttatagtaggctagtgtctgtagcggcttaatacagtgtgtgttcaatctggactaggttccggggtttttctgcatttgcggtttcctcgttaacaaaatgctgctggctgtgttatttctattccgcattatattttgttatataattgaaatatcacaggtcgtgcgttAGAATCAGTCAACtggaaatcctacctttggttgttgattgaaattgattgatacttgaacattggtctttggtaccattcaagtgatttctattgtatacaattagactcgcaaattactatttgcttgagtaaggattgaatcaagaaagagagatattaactctttgatatactttattaagattgagtctagttgattctcttgaaattattttggagtttgtacatatagattgctaatcgaaatattgggtgaggttgttgtacccccgctttttcacttggaaaaggaaaactttgtcttaaggagaaattcttctgtaccaactaattctcatgaattacatcACATGAAGAGATGTCCTCTAGaaaaaggttgtgtcaagaaaggtttacatgacttacaatcttctcatatggctatgaacatgtgccagttattgcttctcctccactaACCTGTACattttgtgggaaaaagaatcactttgctatttattgttttgccaggaggaaacaaatctcgaatcttcataatttgcttccttctactatcaatggagtaaatagtctgtCAACTTCAGCAGTGAATGTCGTGCCCATAGAAAATCAGAAACCTTATGAAAATGATTTCTTTTCCAAGAAATCATCACATGGTACATGTTCATCCCAATGGTATAAATTCATGTGCCAGTAATGAacacattccctgtgtttataagaatgaaTCTGGTAAGTCTAAGTCTAGAAAACGGATTCCTCtctatcctgatcctcttgaaccaatctcaagaggtcctagatttagtcctcagagaaaaccttctgacggatatgttaaacaagttgtttcttactcttctgggatgaaagtcaaccgaagaaaggagaagaacacaaagatcaaactgTCATATGAcatgtacaactcctttctcaatgatcatagtgggattatttctcactctaccaccttattccaggtattcttttccttgtttctaacttgagaggtgcaaagaaaataattgagaaatgctcaagtatgttgtatattattttttttgtttgggtTTTTGTGCTGACAGTCCACAAACGTTCGCGTCCTCCTCTtacgagttcatagggtttccataacaagagttCCTTTCTCAtgtttacaaacacatatatatttactctatattgtgttttTTCCATTCATAACAAAAAAATTATaaggagaactctgcaaaatctcaagagattgtgcacctTGATATGGAGGatgacactcaaggacgtgaatcaattcaagagatggttctaaaaaacatgcttgaaagaaaggatcacaactcctggattgatgattccgtcAAGGATTTAATGCGTTTTCataacgattcaaaggtcgagtttgcaaatcttcaactgcaaataaaccaaatctaagatggtcaggccagaatccttgctaatcagaatattctgatacagaatcaaaagaagctcatcatggactgcgtcaaggctagacagcttgctcgggttgttgatcataaagttagtgttctaactcacgaacatggtgtgtctacggtcaagagaataaaggaaatcagtgataccttctttgatggattcattgaaaggtatgaggttctcaatgaactttgattttattttgcCTAATAAATCTTctattgagaattttattttcttgtttagaagaacaactagagtttggaatagccattattgtgatgacatatagctatgtccaacgttttcatcttcatgtttttaggtttatttgtttaaattctaaaaattgtttggaagatgatttttgcagtattaatctttatggttttatatattgtgatttgttatgggatatgtgtgtttgcgtttgtgaactatgattgtcccataccttgtcaaaagttaagtctttcgtatgtcgatatgcatgtattgataaaagaatgaatgaacttttgacattacaaaagtttgaagcctattatatcattatgcaaatattgatggaagataggatgaacttttgttttcaaggattatgtctattgtatgtcattgtgcaaataatgatggaaaatagaatgaatccttgtctattccgcagtattgatcttccctgatccatttttatgtatatactgtgaggctccgtaagttctcttatgttgagcatttccgattagattaatcatgggttttcttgtggttaatttagttgagtattatttggattcaaattcatattcgtatgtgatttgttatgtccaaataaatccttcttttcttatgaaattaaggtcgctcttgttgttctttcgggaatgacatattacgggggagagttcttaattgaacttgtgcttaattgtcaaatctttgtggggagtgcggctgtggaatattataagagttatcttgtatctttataaactccttgatgaaagcaattagcttcggctatatgattgcatctaaataagttgatatgtgcttacttctggtcatgaaatgtctctttggaaatttcattaggatcccgttttcgtacctttgctaattttattgacaaaaagggggagaattaatgcgtagttcacactacaaatacatatggttttcggatcattatgtaagggggagtggtttccatgagagatggagtattgactaagggggagtgatacatatcaccatagtattgttgtcgaagttgtgatacaattgaaatcattggagtacttggaagtgaagaatatttcgagtaatgttgaagattagacatgtgaaagaagagctacaaaagtttatttatctatttttgtattccaaatgtattgatagttttgtcactaaaattgacaaagggggagattgttagagcattgctcggtcgaactcgcatgcgttgttatctcaaacatgtttgtcaatgttagtgatcaaaactataattcttgatttctagtttactatagctaagtctcggactaggatagaaagtgtagttgagctcaagaacttcatggcgatcatcatacaagacgaagaactactcaagtaactggtggaacttcatcgactaaaaggtatgtggagacttgaacttatctatcactcaaaagtctatccactctatctcttatcttgagacaaaagtcgttttgctatatatactttgattatacacatttgttatttcaagccgagtttatctcgcttatctatttctcgaaatatgtgttggtaagctttcgctttggccaagttcatctttacctagtgacgaaagtcatgttatgtttcaatcacttgaaaatggcttcgacgaaaaatggtttgtgaataacaactatataacatcttctaagaatgtttcaatgattgaaatgagagtttagattatataaccattgttgtatataagcattttgtggaaacacaaacatgtataagtccttattccttgaaccaaagtatgcgtactttgcttctcaggaaaCCGGAACCCAGTCTgcatactgtcggaggttctcttcccgagaaaatctgctggagtttgtgaactttttacaaacttattccgcgtacttaggttggttattttctaaaaatgattattcgtgaacttataattatattaactaaggaatgcaagtttgcaaaccgtggctataaagttcatgaatcgattcgagtgaatcaaatcgtttttgcttcgattgtgtcttgtatactcttataagatctaagcaattgaacaactctctaactagttcatttaagtcatttgaactagttatgttaaagaagaatatggttgatatgaaaatgctcatatggctaaccatttggttaaccactgttgaaccaacgaatgtacatgtttgggtacggttacacaaacctaaaacttgcatttcatttgtgtgtaacaagctaagttttcgatcaaacagttgaaagatattagcttgaatctaatcaggttttcatctaacggtgaatattgaatgctttgttattaagctaacattgattgcaaaccctgatttgaaagaagaactctagcaattgggaaacctaatccccacacctcctgtatgatactagttgtataagctagagtcgattctcctttaaccttaggtttctaccgagaccctgtaggttaacgacttgaagacttcattgggattgtgaaaccagaccgatactactttcttgtagttgtgtgatctgatcttgttgtttctatcgtattgagtacaatcgtaacgattggcttgagattgatatctccgataggcaagatataaaagtaatcacaaacatcttcgtctcatcgtttgtgattccacaatatcttctttcgtcgcgtcgattaagattattgtgaggtgattgataataccaggatgttcttcgggaatataagtctgggttatcaattggttcctgctcaccttgatttatcaaaagacggaacaaaactcgtaggtatttctgtgggagacagatttatctattaccgtagacttttctgtatgatacagatttgtttattaaagtcttcgactttgggtcgtagcaactcttagttgtgggtgagatcagctaagggaatcaagtgcgtagtattctgctgggatcagagacgtaggagcataattgtaccttggatcagtgtgagattgattggggttcaactatacagtcaagaccgaagttagtttgtaataggctagtgtatgtagcggcttaatacaatgtgtgctcaatctggactaggtcccggggtttttctgcatttgcggtttcctcgttaacaaaacttctggtgtttgtgttatttcttttctgcactatattgtttatctttataattgaaatatcacaggctgtgcgtttgaatcaatcaattaggaaatctgacctttggttgttgattgaaattgattgatttttgaacattggtttttggtaccattcaagtgatttctcttgaattcaattagactcgcagatttctatttgcttgagtaagaattgaatcgagaaatagagatataactctttgatatactttattaagattgagcctagttgattctcttgaaagtatattggagttagtccatacagattgctaattgaaatattgggcgtggttgttgtacccccactttttcaattattATCTGAGAATCCACGGGAAAGTTGAAAACATGCCCCATAACCAAGGTCATCCTAGAAGGAGATCTTATTAACAATTTTTTCTTTATGTGTCATTGCTAAGtgacaaaaatgaaaataaaaaaaagataacacTTTTTACCTAAACTTTAGCTCCAATCCACAAGGTCTTATTTTTAATAAACTTTATTTATATGTAGAGATAAATGATGATGTTGATTTAAAATCCAAGGTCATGAAAAAAGTCTAGACTCCCTCTCTCACCATCCCTAAACTCTGTTTCTCAATCTCGCAAGACTCTTCAAAATCCTTAGATGTTCCTAATGTCAGAATCTCTAAATTAGGCCTATTGATAATGCCACATTATATTCTTGCCTATGCAGCAATACATTTGTCTTCTTCGCCATGAATTACATGCTGCAAACGTTTTCAATCCCTTGAATTTTGAAAGTACAATAATAAGCTAGTAACCACTGCCATGGTGGCTGCCAATGTAAGTTTGACCTAATTTGGAAGAAAAGTTGTAGTGAAATTGTAGTTACTTCTTGTTTGGGAACAGTGTTTTATGACTGACAGGCATCGCTTGTTGGCACCACAAGAGTATCAGCCTATTAAGTTACTTGTATCCAGTTATACAACATTAACCAATTATTTCTAGTCTAGATGTGGCAATTGATATGAAGACCATGTATGATGTTCAgcaaaagtgaattattttttccACTTATAACATATTCAAGTTGTTTTTCCTTGTCATGAATTTCACTCATTTTAATCCGTTTGCAAGAATGTTGATTGTACTCCGTTTGTAAGAATGTTGAATTCAATGTTTAGTCGTATTTTTGGAATTTCTCAGAGATTTTTTTGTTACCCATCATAATATGTTTGTTTTACATCAGTGATGAAGTAGGGTTTTTACATCCATCCCAGTTTGCAGCGCTAAATGAAGAGACATATGGATCTGCTAATAATGCGCAGAATTCAGAGAATGAGATGTCCAGCGGCAACTCCATTTTCTGGAATAGAGATCACAAGTTGGCCATTTCAACTGAAGTGCTCTTTCCCTTGTATGCTGCTGCTAAACATGCTTTTGAGGCTGCAGATACGCAATATAAGATGCTAACTAACTTACCCACAAATAGGGGTAAatcaatggatgaaactgcagcagATAGCTCTCAGTTTTCAGCAGACTTCCTTGAAAATGAAGTAATGATGCATAGCAAGGCTCTTTTGCTGCTAAGCTGTGACTCTGCCACTGCTTGGAATTCAAGGTTTAGTTGATTATTTCTCTTAATATGTTTATAGACTATGTTTGGACAGTCGATTTTTTCTTTTTAGGATTGCCAAGATCAGATTTCTTAAGTTCGATTGAATTGAATAGTTGTATCGTGTCTGTTATGCAGGAAGCTTGTCATTTCCAAGAAGCAACAATCATCACCGTCGATGGACGAACTTCTGTTTTCATCCCTGATTCTCTCTTATGCTCCAAAAAGTGAAAATGCTTGGAGCCATAGGTAATAATGAATATTTAACAACTCATGAGTGAAGGTTAACAAGAGAAGTAAAACCTTCTTCAAGTGGAAACCTTTTACTGGTGTCTGTAATTATATGTTTCACTTCTGTTATTAAGTTATCACTGTTGAACTCATTcataaaagaagtagaattattcgACTTAATCACTCTGAAATAGTCTGATCATCGATTAGTACTAAATTTAGTTTTTAACAGGCGCTGGGTAGTGAAGACCATTGCAGGGACACATCCAAACATGGAGAAGATAGTTTATAAGGAATCTGAGCTTGTGGAGAAACTAGCAGAGGTTAGTTTTTAGTTCAGAACTAGATATAATTAGATGATGACGGTTTATTAACTCTTCATTCTAATAACGTTTCATGTAACCTTCCTAGCATTTGTTTTTCATGCTGTTGGTCACCAGTGATTGTCCTAGTTTCGCATGAAATTGCAGTAAAAAACTATTGTTGTTGACGCCTTCCGCTTTATCTTTTTTACTTCCTTTGCAGAAATCAAAAATGAATTATCGTGCGTGGTATCACCGTTGCTGGCTCGTTTCTTACTTGACAAGGAGTCAGGTCAGATTTTATGACTATTGAAGTGGCATACTTAAGCCATGTACTACCCAGCTAATGTGAAATTATAACTGAAACTGATATCAGGGCTAGTCTAGTCATTAGTTTACAACTCCCAGAGAATGCTTTTATTTCCCTATTTTATCAGTTACCTTTTGTTGCCCGCCTCCGACGCATGTTGCTTGTGTTTGTTCCTGATGAAACTCACTCTTTCTACATTCTGTTTCCTTGataatttagtttggaaaagctTTTGTTAGTTGATGAAATGTCTTTTATTCAGGTGCTAGAAGAATTGATGAAATCAAAAAAATGGGCCGAGTTGCACGTTGCTGACAATTGCTGTTTCCACTATCGCGTAGTGAGTTCCCATTTCTTCTTAATTCTACTGTATGTGTTTGCTAACATGTTCATTGTTTTCTTGACTAGGTCGAAGCCAGACTCTCAAATTTGTAATTCATATCAGTTGCATGAATTGAAATAGTTTTAAATGTTTGTACATTTTTCCTCTGGTAAACGACTTATTATTCGTCCTTACTGCAGCAACTATTGCTTAAGTTGTTAGAGACGAGCATCTCAAAGCATGGTCAAGATGTATCCATGAATTCCTACCCGGAACTTTGTCGAGTATGGAAGGTTTGTTTCTTTCCCTTTCAGCACCGAGATTACCAAACATTTATTAATTATACAGCTAGCCAGACTTGGACAATCAATGCTTTTTCCTCCATGTCTAGTATTCGGCAACTGTGCTTGTATTTGTGAAGCATGCTTGAACTCATATTGTCTTTCCTTTGTTTTGTGGTCTGACAGGAGGAGTTAGACTGGGATAAAATGCTCATAAAGCGATATGTAGGTAGAGAGGTATGATATTATGATTTATGACCTCGAACATTTTCATTTAGTCCTCATCATCGACTTGAATGTCTAGCCTTACAATAGGAGACACGCATCATGAAAATTCACTAAGAATGTCTTTTCTAACACGATTATTTCTCACCTGTTTCTCAGGCTCTATGGGGTTATCGCAGGTTCCTCTCTCAGTGTTGGGTACAGCATTTTGGTATTGCTGCTCGAGATGGTGCCGACCTTCACGGAGATGATTTCAACATAAAAGATGTGATACATAATTTTATGGCTGATGAGATCCAACTACTCCAGTCATGCTTGACAATCAGGGATGACGACTTTGAAGACTGACACACACAGGCAGTTCTTGCTGCAGCTTACGTTCTCTGGTTATCAAAGGTATTTATTTTCTAACCTTTTCTCTCACTTCTCAATCTTTGCTGTTTACTATTTTTGAGTTTGATTGATTATTTTCTTGATGCGTATCTAGCAAATTCCCCATTCTGGAGGGGTGGAGTCACTGCAGAAGATAAAAGAGGAAGTTGGAGATCTTAAAGCATTGCTCATTAAATTATGCCCTGAAAAGGCTCCACTTTGGAACGGCCTAATTTACTGAAGACAACGATAGAGAATTTGATGTACTAATGTTTGAATTTGTTGAATGAAATAGTCAATTTACTGCAGATTTGTTATGACGGATTTGGTGTCATCCACATCCGGTTCATCTAAATAAATGACGGATGTTATATTTTCTAACTCTAACATCCACGGTAGCATTTTCAAATGCTTTATTTTTTTGTCCTACTAATCGGATATGGGACTCATCATCTTCGAATAACTAATTTTTTAGTGCTAATCTGCCATTTCCTTCTCGGTATCAAACGCATGATACTAAGTTAAGTTATTATACTAAGTTCTTATAATAATACTAGGTATCACATAACAATACTTTAAAAAGAACTACAACTGATTAATATATCCAAGTAATGAATATCTAACTTTATCAATATTTATCCTTTATTAGTTTTAAACcaatcttcgatactgaagatcgAAATATAAAAATTAAAGAAGAGATGTATCCATGTTGGCAACTATAAGGTAGTTTAGCTCAGTACGTAATGGTGATAACGATGAGAGGGCAACTTTTCTCTAGAAAACATATTTAAATCTACTTAGAGAATGATATAGAAGAGAAGTGTTCAAATGAAGTCAACTCCATGAAAAATTAAATTGATGGTGCTTTACTCCGAAAGTACATTATGGTAGTCTTTTCTGACTAAACAAATGTGATTTACTTAGCATGTGATAGCCTAATTTGGTCAAGCTAAGGTGAGACTACACATAGGACATGTAACAGGGTGTAGGAACTACTAAACTTGATGCCATTCCAGTTCGTTTCTAATTTTTTATATTGTCTAAAACTTTTTAGCTTGTGTTTTTATCTTCTCTTTTCGTTGTACATATATATGATCCCGTTGTAATGATCTTTAATCAAATATTTTTTAGATTCATAAAATTCAGTCGGATGTTACTTCAAAAATGTGATCTCGTACTAATGATGTTCTCCATGTATATGCCGTTCCAATTCATATTTTTCATCAGAATCCATCGGTTTTGTATTAAGGAAAATAAGGACGTCGTATGTAGGGCTTGTTTTTCCGTTCCGTGCCGTACATTGGGTGATTAATAACGATATGTTCTTCATCTATTGAACCATTTTGATCTGATGTTTGAACTATCTTGCTGTGGAGAGATATTTTTCTCTTTCTATTGTTATCCAAAATCATATAGTATCTTTTATTGTTCTCAAATTTCATCTGTTGTAATATCAAAACTCTGTTATTTTCCGGGTTTATGTAACATTAAACCTTATTATTCCATCGGTGTATATAGCCTATTTTTTATGCCTACCAGTGATTTGAATGCTTGAGTATATATAGAATtctaaataattttaaaaattgtcTAATTTTAAGAAACTTTCTAGATTGTTTAATATGTTGttgtattttttaggtattttcgaTTTAGTATGTCCGGTTGGTCTTAAACGTTAATATTTTAGCAACCAACCCAACAAACCCGTAAATACATTTTCTTTACGTACATGTATTATattttgaatgtttttttttcaCCTAAGTAAGCCAGTTTTGCATCAGGAAGTGTTATCCCTATAACTTGATTTTAATCATCGAAATTTAACAAATTTCGCAGTAAATAATTACTTGATAAATTCCTGGAACGGTTATTCATCAAAACCAAGTTTATGTTACCCCTCTTGAGATCAATATTAATACTGTCTTAATCAACAAATTTAGCTGGAATTAGACTATATCTTGTGGTAAAAGAAAAACTATAGATTGATCTAGTTGTGTTGCTTGTTGATTAGCTCCTTACTTTTagtatgtaatttttgtgtcctGGAAGTGTTGgaacttaaaataaaataaaatagtattACAGATATGTGATAGGTACTGTCAGTGCAACCATCTATTTTCTATTCCATTGTTGATTCTCCATATGTTCATGCTTGAATTTAGGTTAATGCGACCATCTATCTTCTATTACATTTCTAAATATCCAAGCTTCTTAATTGAGAAACTATACCCGGTTGTTGTAAAAATTGATTTTCTACCTAAGTAAGTCCAATTTCTTATTGGAAGTATTGACCGTGTAAGTTGATCTTACTCATGGAAATTGAA
Above is a genomic segment from Papaver somniferum cultivar HN1 chromosome 10, ASM357369v1, whole genome shotgun sequence containing:
- the LOC113319125 gene encoding protein prenyltransferase alpha subunit repeat-containing protein 1-like isoform X1; the protein is MVAANFAALNEETYGSANNAQNSENEMSSGNSIFWNRDHKLAISTEVLFPLYAAAKHAFEAADTQYKMLTNLPTNRGKSMDETAADSSQFSADFLENEVMMHSKALLLLSCDSATAWNSRKLVISKKQQSSPSMDELLFSSLILSYAPKSENAWSHRRWVVKTIAGTHPNMEKIVYKESELVEKLAEKSKMNYRAWYHRCWLVSYLTRSQVLEELMKSKKWAELHVADNCCFHYRVQLLLKLLETSISKHGQDVSMNSYPELCRVWKEELDWDKMLIKRYVGREALWGYRRFLSQCWVQHFGIAARDGADLHGDDFNIKDVIHNFMADEIQLLQSCLTIRDDDFED
- the LOC113319125 gene encoding protein prenyltransferase alpha subunit repeat-containing protein 1-like isoform X2; protein product: MSSGNSIFWNRDHKLAISTEVLFPLYAAAKHAFEAADTQYKMLTNLPTNRGKSMDETAADSSQFSADFLENEVMMHSKALLLLSCDSATAWNSRKLVISKKQQSSPSMDELLFSSLILSYAPKSENAWSHRRWVVKTIAGTHPNMEKIVYKESELVEKLAEKSKMNYRAWYHRCWLVSYLTRSQVLEELMKSKKWAELHVADNCCFHYRVQLLLKLLETSISKHGQDVSMNSYPELCRVWKEELDWDKMLIKRYVGREALWGYRRFLSQCWVQHFGIAARDGADLHGDDFNIKDVIHNFMADEIQLLQSCLTIRDDDFED